TTTGACAGCATTCCTGAAAAATTTGATAAATGGAGAACCCGTTATTGTGATGAACTTTTCGCCGATGTTATAGAATACTCAAAGCTGGATTCTGGCAAAACAGCTCTTGAAATTGGTCCCGGAACAGGCCAGGCTACTGAATCGATATTGAAAACAGATTGTTCGTATTTGGCTATTGAACTTGGCCAAAATCTTGCAAAGTATACAAAAAATAAATTTAGTTCATATGATAATTTTAAAATTGTAAATGCTGATTTTGAAACATATGATTTTGGGTATCATCAATTTGATTTGGTTTATTCAGCGGCAACAATCCAGTGGATACCGGAGGAAATCGGCTTTCCAAAAGTTTATGATATATTAAAAAGCAATGGAACATTTGCGATGATGTTAACTAGAACAGATGAAAAAAGTGCTAATGAGCCATTATATTCGAAGATACAGGAAATATACTCTGAATATTTTCATCCAAAAGCAGAATATACATGCAATTTAAATTACAACAATACTGAAAAATATGGCTTTACTGATATTGAATGCCGTCATTATCATAAAACAAGAGAACTTAACGCTGATGAGTATGTTTCATGGATAAGTACACATGCTTGTCATATAACTCTGCAGGAACCGTATAAATCAAAATTTTACGCAGGCATCAAGGACGCTATTTTAAGTTTTGGTAATAATATAAAGCTTTACGATACAATAGTTTTGTATTTGGCAAGAAAGCCATAACCTCGTAGTATAAGCATAATTTGAAGTTCACTATCTTCTTAAGTTATGACATAACACTAATATAAAGTAAAAGGGTTTCATCATGAAATTCTTTAAATTTTTATAAATAGAAAATTATCTATATTTTAATAGTTTCAAATTCATAATTCCTATGAATATTGGAACCTTTTTTCAACAATCCCTCTCCAATATTTCTGTTGGTTTATATAAATATTTTATGTGTTAGGCTGTGCTGTAAAGTTTTAAATATATACAATCATAGAAGATCAGATGTCATCAAGAGTTGCATACATACCACAGGTGAAAATGAAACAAATCGAAAGTCATATATTAATAAGCTGAAAGGGCTTACAAACTATTATCACAAAGATATTAGGGCACATTCAAATAAATACCAAGTCAGTATGCTAGTCTATTTTGCGTCATACTGCGTCAGCAGAACCCACCGATAGTTCTACTAGCGGCGGAACCTGCTTCCTTGTCTGACACAAAATATACCAGCATCTTTCACTTGTTATTTATTTTCATGTACCTTATGCTATAAGTGATGATGGGGCTATCTTGATTGAGAGAAAAACTAATCAATTTGAAACATTTGGAAATGTGCGGAAAAATTCTTCCAATAATGTGGAATTTGAAAATAATCAATAGTCGAAGTAATACGTAACATTCTTATATTGAAATATAAATATTACCAATGGTTCAATAAATAGTAATTTGTTGAAGTTAACTTTGGAGGTATAGAAATGATTGAGGTTGGATTTGCTACAGTTTCAGATTTTTTATCTTGGATGGAATTAGTGCGGCTTGTAAGTTGGAATTTCCCCGGACTTGAAACAAAAGAAAATATGTTAGAATATGAAAAAACATTGTTTAAAAATATAAATAGACAAAGTGCTATTTGTGCAAAAGAAAATAGTAAGGTCATTGGAATACTAATTTTTTCTGTAAAACATAATATGCTTTCTTGTATGGCTGTTCATCCAGAGTATAGACGAAGAGGTATTGCTTGCCAAATGATATCTTTAATGTTTACCAAGCTTGATATTACGAAAGATATAACAGTATCTACTTTTAGAGAAAATGATGAAAAAGGAATTGCTCCTAGAGCGTTATATAAAAAATTAGGATTCGTTGAAGATGAACTTATTGAAGAATTTGGCTATCCAAATCAAAAATTTATTTTATATGCAAAATGATCATACTAAGAACATTAATAAATTCCAATTTACAGAGTTGAAGTAACATAATTATATATTAAGGGATAGCATATTCTTCTTAAGCTATAATATTAATTTAAAGTAAATGGTCTCTCATCATGAGGCCATTTAAATTTTTATCTACCGCCTTTCATATTGGAGCCTTTTCCAAAGGGTCTTTCTCTAATATTACAGTTGGTTTATATAGGGGTTTTATGAATTAAGTTGTATTAATAGTGATTAAAATATGTACGGTTGTAGGAAATAATGGTACTATGTTTATGAAGAGTGATACATAACAGTATAAAAAGAGGCGTAAAACAATTCAGTAAATAGTAATTTGAAGGGAAGGTTTACTATGGGAGAATTATCAAAACTACCTAATATTGGAAAAGAAGTTGAAAGGCAGTTGAATAAAGTAGGCATATTTACTTATGATGAATTAAAAGATATTGGCGCAGAACAGGCTTGGCTGAAAATACAAGAGATTGATGCTTCTGCATGTATTCATAGACTATTAGCACTGGAAGGTGCAATTCAAGGTGTTAAGAAAACAGCCTTACCACAGGAACGAAAAGCAGACCTAAAAGATTTTTATAATTGGAAAAAATGTAAATAGTAAATTTGAAAGTGGGGTGTTAAAATCAGAAGAGAATTAGGAATTGCGCGTTGTGGACTTGCTTGTTGTCTGTGCTCAGAGAATATAAAATGTTCTGGTTGTAATTCAGGTGAATGTCCAGATAAAGAATGGTGTGAAAATCGTAAATGTTCTATTAAAAAAGATATAACTGCTTGTTATTTATGCAAGGAAGAATGTCATAAGGGGTTATTAAACAAAATAAAGCCTTATGGATTTACTTTATTTATTAAGAGATATGGAATTGAAGAGCTTCTTGATTGTTTAGAGAGAAATGAAAAAAAGGGAGTAGTATATCATAGAGAAGGAATAAATGGAGATTATGATGATTTTGATAATGTTGAAGAACTAATATCTTTCATTAAATTTGGGATTCTATAAATAGTAATTTGTAGGTGAGTTCTAAATGATAAAAATTAAACTAGATGAAAAAATAGGCATGTTTTTGAAATCGTGTATTATCTGAAAGAATATATACCACAGAAATATTTTGATAAATATGAACAATATATTGAGATACATTTTCTTGAAGATTTATTTACTCAAGATCTAAAGATTAAATTTTTAGAAAAACAACATAACATATGGACGATACATTTTGATTATGAGTATGAGGGCAAGAAATTTGCAATGGTATTGGATGAGGGTTATGGTAGTATTTCTTTTTTTACTGAAAAAAGAAATGATAGAAAAGTGATAGCAGAATATTTGGTATCACTTATTGAAAAGTTTAAGCGATAAATATATTATAATTTATTAAAATCAAATAGTAATTTCAAGTGCAGATTATTTATATAATTTTTTAAAAAACCATTGACTTTGACGTCGTGTCGTCCATTACAATGATTTTAGAGAGGAGGGGCGAGAATGAAATTGATGAAAATCAGTGAGGTAACTAATACCTTTAATGTTTCGACAAGAATGCTCCGGTATTATGATGAAATTGGGCTTTTGCCCAGCAATCGCATGGAAGGTTACGCTTATCGAGTTTATGACGAGTCTGCTGTAAGACGTCTGCAACAGATACTTACATTGCGAAAACTGCGTATCCCGCTAAAAAAGATTGCTTTGATTTTAGAGTGCCCTGAGCAAATGAAAATTGTCGAAGTATTTCATGAAAGCATGAATGAACTTGATGATGAGATATCGGCGCTTCAAACGATACGAGATATTTTATGTATGTTCATCACACGATTAAACACATCGGCACATACCAATGTCAAGCTCGACATGTTCAATGATGCTGAAATTATGAGTGTCATTCAAACTCTCAGCCTTTCTAAAATCAATTTTAAGGAGGAACGTTCAATGGACGACCTTAATAAAGCAAATGAAACTTTATCAACCTTAAAGAATGTGCGTATTATTTATTTGCCTCCATGCACTGTTGCAGCAAGTCACTATTTTGGTGAAAACCCAGAAGATAATGCCTGTAAATCTTTGGATGAGTTTATCAGAAGAATTGAACTTCAAAAAATGAAACCCGATTTGAGAATGTTTGGATTTAACAATCCATGTCCAAAGGGTAACGAAACATATGGATATGAATTTTGGGTGACCATACCCGAAGAGTTAGATGTGCCAGCACCGCTTCAAAAGAAGAATTTTGTTGGTGGACTGTATGCAGCGCATTGTATCAAAATGGGCAATTTTCATGAATGGCAGCTTCTTGGCAAATGGGTTGAAAATAGCACCGAATATGAATATGACGCGCGCGAGCCGTTTGGAATGGGCGGTTGCTTGGAAGAACACCTCAATGCATATTCATACTTTGCGGATAATGAAAAAGCGGAGAGGTTTATTCAGCTTGATTTGCTTACACCTATAAAGGCAAAATAAATATCTATGTTCTCACATTTTGAGCATAACGCAAAGCTGACAAATTCTAATTTGCAGAATTAAATTAATATAATTATAGCTTAAGGTATAGAGTATCCTTCTTAATCTATAATATTAATCTAAAGCGAAGGGGGTCTCATAACGAGACCCTTTAAATTTATATAAGTAAAAAAACATCTAAGATAAATCATTGGAAGAGTGTATAAAATTATATATCATTGACCATATTTTCTAATAGTTTTATTGAATGATTAGTAGCATCTAATCGTGTCCTAATTCCTAAAGGGCTCCTTTTCAATATTTCAGTTGGGTTAGGTTATGTAGTAACGCTCAAAATATGTACAATTAAAGGAAAGGATGGTATTATATTTATGAAGAGCACCACGGAATAGTATAAAGCTGTTAAATATAGATTACTTATATAATCCACAGGCAATTAGTAATTTGAAGTAAAGATTATTTATATAACTTTACATAGAGCAGGGGAGGGGATCTATATGGAATTAAGGAAAGTAGATTCGAAAAATATCTGGAAAATAATCCAATTATCCGTAAAGGACGAACAATCAGATTTTGTAGCTACGAATACGGAAAGCATACTGGAAGCGTATACCGCCATTACTTCGGGCATTGTTGCGCTACCGTTTGGAATCTACCACGAGAACACCTTGGTTGGTTTTATTATGTTTGGGTATGATACCATAGGCGACGAAGATGAACCTAACATTGCTGCAGAAAATTATTGTATTTGGCGCTTTATGATTGATAAGGCATATCAGAAACAAGGCTTTGGGAAAAAAGCGATGCAGGCAGCAATTGATTATTTGCGAAGTTGGCCATGCGGAAAAGCAGAATATTGCTGGCTTTCTTACGAAACTGATAATGTAGGAGCGAAGGCACTTTATCATTCCTTTGGTTTTGTCGAAAACGGCGAAATGGACGGGGAAGAAATGGTGGCTGTTTTGAAGCTTTAAAATTAGTATATATTTGCATTGGATTATGAGCATAATCTCCAGACAAATTCAAATTTAAGGTTGATTATTATAAATGGGAATTTTATTTACCAAAGGATTTGCCTCATTTTTGCTGTGGATGTAAAAATTGTTTTTTTAAAGGTGAGCAGTTCTGTCCTCACGCAGAGTATGTTATGCCTATCTGGAACGCTATTTTGAATGCTGATTTGCTTATATTTGCGTCTCCGGTTTATGCACTAAGAACTACTTCGCAGATGAAAACTTTACTTGATCATTTGTGCGTGCATTGGATGGTACATAGACCTGATGAAAGAATGTTTAACAAAAGAGCTGTGATTTTGACAAATGCTATAGGGATATTTAATGGTGGAGCACAAAATGACATTGCAACAAGTCTATCTTGGCTTGGCGTCTCGGATATTAAAAAGTTGGGCATAGGATTACTTGAGGGTGTTATTTGGAATGAACTATCCAATAAGCGTAAAAATATTATTATAAGAAAAACGAAAAAGGTTGCTGAAAAATATAAAAAAACCCATACAGCACATAAGGGAATAAAAGTAAGGATTAAATTTGCCATCACTAAAATGATGCATCAGGCTATTGCCAAAAAAGAAAGAATATTATCGGTTGATAATAAGCATTGGGTGGATAAAGGATGGATAAAGATATAAACGATTATTTTTAGATTGCTTGTGAGTAAATCTGTGATCGTAAAATTCCAATTTGTAGAGTTAAATTAACATAATTATAACTTAAGGGATAGTGTATCCTTCTTAAGCTATAATATTAATCTAAAGCAAAGGATTCCTCTCCAATATTTCAGTTAGTTTATATAGGAGTTTTATGTATTAAGTTGTGTTAGTAATGCTTAAAATATGTACAGTTATAGGAAAAAATGGTATTGCGTTTATGAAGAGTGCTACATAACAGTAAGTCATTGCGAAGAAAAAGTTAGTATTTATCAGATAGTGTAAAGTGAAATATGAAAAAGCTAAGTTTAAAAATGTTTTGCCCGAAGGACGCAGAATAATAAAATACTTTGTGATTTGAAGATGAAATAACGAATTTTAGGCATGACAAAAAATCCTTTTGAGTGAAGGAAAATTTTTGATATTAGTAATCTCTACATTGAGTTATTCACGTAGTGGTTAATAAATATCCCATATTTACTTTACAACTAAATTAAGCAGAATTTTCAGTTTGCATCTTTAATATTGTTTGTTGACCAAGGTAAATAAGTAATTGCCACTTAGCAGGCATATTGCCCGCATTAGTTAAAATATCTATCTCATTTAGTGGCTTCCAGTAGTTATAAGGATGAGGACGTAGAAAGTTATAATAGGCAACCCAAAGGGAAACGCCATAAAGTGCACCATTCTCGCTTCCATAACCGCAGGTAACGCGATAAGAAGACTTGAAGGTGCGGTTAAGCCGTTCTACTACTTGCTTTACCCAACGAAATTCGGTGGATACAGCATCATTATTGGTGAGTCCGATAACTTGAGTAACATCAAAGTCCCAGCCATTAACGAGTTTACACTGCTGACTTGCAAGAGGGTAGGCACTATAGCCATCTGCAATGAATTTTAAGGCTTTATTAGGGAAGTTTTTAAACTTCTCAAAAGCCATACGCATAGCGAGGATACATGGACCTACAGCACGAGTATCGGATACTTGGTAGCCAAGAATAGACTTTTTACAAGCATCCATGATAATCCAAACATAATGCTTTATGCCTTTTNTATCACTTGGAGGTATAGTTATGGCTATAAATACTTTTAGATGTGGGATAGATGAAATAAAATATATTAATGATGCAATTGGTAGTGTTAAAGATGAAGAAGATTCATGTTTTTTTAACAAAAGAGCAATAAAAAAGTTTTTATTAAATGATGATAATTGGTTCTATGTTGCAACAATTGATGAGAAAGTGGTTGCTTATGCAATTGCTTATGTCCAAAGGCGACTTGATACCATGAAAAATATGATTTGCTTATATGAAATAGGTACATTAAAATGTTATAGAAAAATGGGACTTGCTAAAAGAATAATTAATAAAATTATAGAGGATGGAAAATTAAATGATGTAATGAAAATATGGATACCAACAAATATGAGTAATGAAGCAGCATGTGCATTATATAGAAGTATTGGAGCAGAGGAACCAGAAATAAAAGATGAAATTATCTATAATTATAGATATTGAGTAAATTTGTCAAATATCTTGTTACGCAATGTTCTTAAGTTATTACATAACACTAATATAAAGCAAAATGGTCTTATCGCAAGAGCATTATTTTATATAAATAAAAAATCATCTCAAGAAGCTTAGCAACCAGAAAAAGTTTTTCGCACCACTACAACCTTTTTCTGGGGGTACACCAGGGGTCGTGACATAAACTGGAAGTTTATGTTTGCTAAATCCCTACAATAACTTTACGCTAACTTAATAGAAATTTAATACTTATATATTAAATTATACCATAAATCATGGATTTTCGCACAACCTGCCAGGGGTCGTCACACGGCCGTGACACAGACTGGAAGTTTAGGATTGCTAACATGTTATATGTATCAAAAAATAATTATTCTACAAAAATGTTCATTTTTTTGAATGCAACATAAATTTCTTTGTTTTTTCTTAAGTCTTCTTGAATTTTATTACTATTTTTAACAATAGCAATAGTATCTTTAGACACATCCTTAATCATATATTCATGTGGAAAGCATGATTTCATTGGACTAAGGCACATTTAAATAACAAGTCAGTATGCTAGTCTATTTTGCGTGATACTGCGTCAACAGAACTCGACGATAGTCATACTAGGGGCGGAACCTGCTTCCTTGTCTGACACAAAATATACCAGCATCTTTGACTTGTTATTTATTTTCATGTACCTAATAGGAAATTCCCCACAATATATTCTTTTACCATTAACTGAACTTAATAATTTAAATGCAAATAAATGTTTGGTATAATAAAGTATATGGCTAGTACAACTGTAAGAAATTAAGAATTGTAATATGAATAATTTGGGTAACAAGTAGAGTAAATGAGTATTAATAACAGTTTTATATTTTGAATTATTTTAGAATAAGGAGTTAAAAAAATATGGTAAAGATAATGTTTATATGTCATGGTAATATTTGTCGCAGTCCTATGGCTGAATTTGTATTTCGTCATATGGTGGAAGAAAAATGTCTTTTGGACAAGTTTTATATAGCGTCATCTGCTACCAGTAGAGAAGAAATAGGAAATTCTGTGCATTGGGGTACAAAAAATAAGTTATGCGAAGTGGGAATTTCTTGTGAGGGAAAGACTGCAGTTCAACTTACTAAAAAAGATTACGAAATGTATGATTATATTCTTTGCATGGAAAGGTATAACATTAAAAATGCTTTACGCATCGTTGGAGATGACAAATACGGAAAGATTTATAGATTACTTGATTTTTCTATTTGTCCTCGAGATATTGCTGACCCTTGGTATACAGGTAATTTTGATGAAACCTATAAGGATATTAAAGAGGGATGTGCTGCACTACTGGAGCATATTTTGAAAACAAAATTTTAAAAAAGTTTAGCATTTTCATAGTAATAATTTTCTTTTGAAACTGTAAAAAAGATAAAATGCTGAAATAAAATTTAAAAAATTTACCGCATAATTTAGTAAGCAAGAGTATAAGTGGAAGGGAAAGAAGATAAATGAATTTTGTAGCTATAGATTTTGAAACTGCTAATGAAAAAAGAAATAGTCCATGTTCTATTGGCTTGGTAGTTGTTAAAAATGGTGAGATTATAGAAAAAGTATATCATTTAATAAAACCTAAGGAAATGAGATTTATGCCAATAAATATTGGGATTCATGGAATAAGACCTCATATGGTTAAGGATCAATTAGAATTTGATAAAGTTTGGGAAAAAATTAAACACTATTTTAATGATAATTTAGTCATAGCTCACAATGCTTCATTTGATATATCTGTATTAAGAAATACGTTAGAACTTTATGATATAAAAATGCCAAGCTTTAAGTATATATGTACAATGAAACTTTCTAAAAATTTTTACAGTAACATTGATAATGCAAGACTGAATACAGTAAATAATTTTTTAGGATATGAGTTTAAGCATCATGATGCTTTAGCAGATGCAATGGCCTGCAGTAATATCTTACTTAATATATCACAAGAATTAAATTCAAAGAATATCAATGAAATATCAAAATTACTTGGAGTTACTTTAGGATATGTAAATGAAAATGGATATAAATCATCTTCAACTAAAGGAAGAATTTTTAGAAAATCTAATAAACAACCTTCAAGAAAAAACATAATAGAAAGCTTTAATTTTACTGCATTTAAAGATGAGATTGTTGTATTTACAGGAAGATTAGCTTCCATAACAAGAGATGAAGCAATGATATTAGTTAGAAAGCTTAGCGGTAATGTTGGAAGTTCTGTAACTAAGAAAACAACATGTATAGTTACTAATACAAAAGACATAGAGAATTTAAATAGGGAAGAGATGAGTAATAAGCTTAGGCGAGCAGTAGATTTAAAGAAAAATGGACAAGTTATAAAGTTTTTAAATGAAGAAGCATTTTTTAAAAAATGTAGAGGTAAGTAGAAGTAATATGATTTAGCTAAAAATTAGAAAGGATTTTGATAATGGATTACGTAAAATATATACGGGATAGAGTTGGACATGATCCAATAAATCTAACAGGAGTAAATGTACTCATCATAAATAAAGACAACAAAGTTTTACTTCAAAGAAGAGGGACCTTTCCATACAAGTGGGGTCTGGTCGGGGGTATTACAGAATTAGGAGAAGCTTTGGAAGATACCGCTATTAGGGAGGTAAAAGAAGAGAGCGGATTAGATATTAAGGACTTAAATTTACTTGGAACTACCTCAGGGGAAAATTGTTATATAGATTTTCCTAACGGTGACAAGGCATATTTTTTAACTGTAGTATATTTTACTAAAAATTTTAGTGGTACATTGAAAATAGATGATTTAGAAACTAAAGAATTAAAATTTTTTAGTTATGAAGAATTACCTGATAATATACCGAATAGCCACAGAATAATGCTAAATAAATATTATCTTAAATAAAAGTTTTTATTTTATGAAAATTTTATGAATTTAGATAGGCATTAAACAGTATAATAACACTTAAAATAAGATAATATTAATGTAAAAATATGTGATACAATAACATATATATATAAATTTAGTTATTATTTAAACTATTAAGAATATTTTTTAAGGATGGAATTTTAAATGAGTGAAAATATTAATAATATTTTATATGAGGTATCTAAGCTCTATGAATTAGATATTGATATGGGTAATTTCAATAAAATCGGCAATTCTAACAATGTTATTTATGAATTTCAATATAAAGGAGAATATTTTATTTTAAGAATTACAAAAAAGTCCATAGAATATTTATCAAGCTATGAAGAGGAAGTAGATTTTATTGATTATCTATCTAAAAATAAAGTTATGGTATCAAAAGCTATTTCATCAATAAATAATAAATTAGTTGAGAATATAAACTTTAACAATTCACATTATATAAGGCACATTCAAATAAATAACAAGTCAGTATGCTAGTCTATTTTGCGTCATACTGCGTCATCAGAACCCACCGATAGTTCTACTAGCGGCGGAACCTGCTTCCTTGTATGACACAAAATATACCAGCATCTTTGACTTGTTATTTATTTTCATGTACCTAATTTCAATTTTTGAAAAAGCTCAGGGGCATGCTCCCTTAATAAATTCAAGAGAAGAGTGGAATAGCACATTATTTCATAATTGGGGTCAAACTATGGGGCAGATTCACGCTTTATCAAAAGAATATAAATTTACCAAGAGAAAACAGTGGAATGAAGATATTTATTTCACAGGTGAATATAGCATTTCTATAGCAGATAAAAAAGTCCTTGATGTATGGAATAAAATTGTAAGTAAATTAAAAGCTTTACCTAAAGATAAGGATTCTTATGGATTAATACATAATGATTTTCATCAATATAATTTTTTTATTAATAAAGACAATAAGTTAACAGTTTTTGATTTTGATGATTGCTTATATAGTTGGTTTATCTATGATATAGCTATTGCATTTTATCATGTAGTAGCTTGTGTACCGGCAAATGAATTGCAAAATCAGATTAATTTTGCATGGAGCTTTATAGGAGCATTTTTACAAGGATATACAAAAGAGAATGTAATTGATAGTTATTGGATTGAAAAAATTCCTTTATTTTTAGAATATAGAAGGCTATGTTCATATATGTTCTTCGTAAAAATGTGGAGTCAAGAAAATATAGAGCCATGGCAAAAAGAGTATCTTGAAAGAATGAAATATAATATAGAAAATGAAATTCCTTATATAGAAATGGATTTTAAAATATTAAAAGAAAAATAGGATTAGGGGAAAAACCGTGGATTTTACGAATCTTACTGAGATTATTGTAGCAGGGTCTGAAGCTGATGTTTAATGTTGAACAAGTGGTAAATATTATTATAAAAAATAATTCGTTAAAAACTATAAAATTAAGAATAGTACAAATTCTAATTTAAAATTAAGTATTATAAATAGTAATCTGCATGAGAGGTGAGTGGGCCATTATGGAATATATGGAAGTATTAAATAGCATATATGAACCTATATGTAAACAGTGTGAATATATTCAAAATAATTTAAAAAATAATGGATATGTAACTAAAAAAGGTTTTTATAATAATCATTCGGTGAGAGATAAAAGTGGTAATTGGATTACTGAGTATTTCCCTATTCCTGTAATAACAGTAGAACAACTCTGTGATATTTGCATTGATATGGAATCTATATGTATTGAAACGAAAATGAAAAGGGAAAAAGCTATTGAATATGATTTTAGTCGATTGTTGAGGTATAAATTTGAAGTGTACGGCATTGATGAATATTTAAATGATTTTTACAATGCTACTTTAATGGTTGAAGATATAAGAAAAAGAATTGAGATTAGTGAAGAAAAAGAAATTGGAATAGAATTTGAAATAGAAAAAGGCTATATAAATGATATAATACAAATTATTAATGAATTAAAAGAACTTGAAACCTACATATAGATTTCAATTTGTAGGGTTGAAGTAACATAATTATAGCTTAAGGGATAGAGTATCCTTCTTAAGCTATAATATTAATCTAAATCAAAAGGGTCTTGTCACGAGCCCCTTTAAATTAGTATTTGTAAGTTAGTTGAACGGGAAGTTTGCACTTGTTATGGTATCATGTGCTTTAAAAGTATGGGAAAAAAGATTATAATGTGAAGATTGTTTATATAATGTTATGATAAGGAAGATGATAATGATTTATTTAAATGTTTTTATATTTCCAAACGATGATATGGAATTTGATTTTTTTATGGAGGAAAAAAGGACGTGCTACGATTCGTTTTATCCATTTAAGATATTATCAAAACATGGTTTTGAAAGAATTGATTTTGAGCCAGTTACCATTTTATATGGTGGAAATGGTTCAGGAAAATCAACGGCATTAAATGTGATAGCAGAAAAAATAGGAATCACTAGACAGGCTGTCTATAATAAATCTAATTTCTATCAGGACTATGTCAATATGTGTGATATGGAGATTGAAGAGGATATTCCTAAAAATAGTAGGATTATAACAAGTGATGATGTATTTGATTATATGTTGAATATACGTAACCTCAACGAAGGGATTGACCAAAAACGGGAAAAACTTTTTGAAGAATATTTGGATGCGAAATATTCTCATTTCCAAATGAAGTCTATAGCAGATTACGAGCAACTAAAAAAAGTAAATACAGCTAGAAGTAAAACACAGTCACGGTTTGTGAGAAATGAATTGATGGATAATGTGAGGGAATATTCAAATGGAGAAAGTGCATTTCGATATTTTATTGAAAAAATTGATGAAAATGGATTATATATACTGGATGAGCCTGAAAATAGTCTTTCTCCAAAACGTCAGATGGAATTAATGAAATTTATTGATGACTCTGCACGATTTTTAGGCTGTCAATTTATTATATCCACGCATTCACCATTTCTACTTGCTATGCACGGAGCAAAAATATATGATCTTGATGAAGATCCAGTTGATGTGAAAAAGTGGACAGAATTGGAAAATGTGCGTACATATTATGAATTTTTCAAAAGATATGAAAGCGAGTTTTGATGTTGTCCGGCACTTGTACCAAATTACTTACAGTGCTATAAGGCACATTCAAATAAATAACAAGTCAGTATGCTAGCCTATTTTGCGTCATACTGCGTCAGCAGAACCCACCGATAGTTCTACTAGCAGCGGAACTTGCTTCCTTGTCTGACACAAAATATACCAGCA
The DNA window shown above is from Haloimpatiens massiliensis and carries:
- a CDS encoding rRNA adenine N-6-methyltransferase family protein is translated as MDFRKVFDSIPEKFDKWRTRYCDELFADVIEYSKLDSGKTALEIGPGTGQATESILKTDCSYLAIELGQNLAKYTKNKFSSYDNFKIVNADFETYDFGYHQFDLVYSAATIQWIPEEIGFPKVYDILKSNGTFAMMLTRTDEKSANEPLYSKIQEIYSEYFHPKAEYTCNLNYNNTEKYGFTDIECRHYHKTRELNADEYVSWISTHACHITLQEPYKSKFYAGIKDAILSFGNNIKLYDTIVLYLARKP
- a CDS encoding GNAT family N-acetyltransferase; translation: MIEVGFATVSDFLSWMELVRLVSWNFPGLETKENMLEYEKTLFKNINRQSAICAKENSKVIGILIFSVKHNMLSCMAVHPEYRRRGIACQMISLMFTKLDITKDITVSTFRENDEKGIAPRALYKKLGFVEDELIEEFGYPNQKFILYAK
- a CDS encoding TfoX/Sxy family protein, giving the protein MGELSKLPNIGKEVERQLNKVGIFTYDELKDIGAEQAWLKIQEIDASACIHRLLALEGAIQGVKKTALPQERKADLKDFYNWKKCK
- a CDS encoding MerR family transcriptional regulator, producing MKLMKISEVTNTFNVSTRMLRYYDEIGLLPSNRMEGYAYRVYDESAVRRLQQILTLRKLRIPLKKIALILECPEQMKIVEVFHESMNELDDEISALQTIRDILCMFITRLNTSAHTNVKLDMFNDAEIMSVIQTLSLSKINFKEERSMDDLNKANETLSTLKNVRIIYLPPCTVAASHYFGENPEDNACKSLDEFIRRIELQKMKPDLRMFGFNNPCPKGNETYGYEFWVTIPEELDVPAPLQKKNFVGGLYAAHCIKMGNFHEWQLLGKWVENSTEYEYDAREPFGMGGCLEEHLNAYSYFADNEKAERFIQLDLLTPIKAK
- a CDS encoding GNAT family N-acetyltransferase, whose translation is MELRKVDSKNIWKIIQLSVKDEQSDFVATNTESILEAYTAITSGIVALPFGIYHENTLVGFIMFGYDTIGDEDEPNIAAENYCIWRFMIDKAYQKQGFGKKAMQAAIDYLRSWPCGKAEYCWLSYETDNVGAKALYHSFGFVENGEMDGEEMVAVLKL
- a CDS encoding flavodoxin family protein, translated to MPHFCCGCKNCFFKGEQFCPHAEYVMPIWNAILNADLLIFASPVYALRTTSQMKTLLDHLCVHWMVHRPDERMFNKRAVILTNAIGIFNGGAQNDIATSLSWLGVSDIKKLGIGLLEGVIWNELSNKRKNIIIRKTKKVAEKYKKTHTAHKGIKVRIKFAITKMMHQAIAKKERILSVDNKHWVDKGWIKI
- a CDS encoding GNAT family N-acetyltransferase; translated protein: MAINTFRCGIDEIKYINDAIGSVKDEEDSCFFNKRAIKKFLLNDDNWFYVATIDEKVVAYAIAYVQRRLDTMKNMICLYEIGTLKCYRKMGLAKRIINKIIEDGKLNDVMKIWIPTNMSNEAACALYRSIGAEEPEIKDEIIYNYRY
- a CDS encoding low molecular weight protein-tyrosine-phosphatase; translation: MVKIMFICHGNICRSPMAEFVFRHMVEEKCLLDKFYIASSATSREEIGNSVHWGTKNKLCEVGISCEGKTAVQLTKKDYEMYDYILCMERYNIKNALRIVGDDKYGKIYRLLDFSICPRDIADPWYTGNFDETYKDIKEGCAALLEHILKTKF
- a CDS encoding exonuclease domain-containing protein codes for the protein MNFVAIDFETANEKRNSPCSIGLVVVKNGEIIEKVYHLIKPKEMRFMPINIGIHGIRPHMVKDQLEFDKVWEKIKHYFNDNLVIAHNASFDISVLRNTLELYDIKMPSFKYICTMKLSKNFYSNIDNARLNTVNNFLGYEFKHHDALADAMACSNILLNISQELNSKNINEISKLLGVTLGYVNENGYKSSSTKGRIFRKSNKQPSRKNIIESFNFTAFKDEIVVFTGRLASITRDEAMILVRKLSGNVGSSVTKKTTCIVTNTKDIENLNREEMSNKLRRAVDLKKNGQVIKFLNEEAFFKKCRGK